The following nucleotide sequence is from Geotrypetes seraphini chromosome 10, aGeoSer1.1, whole genome shotgun sequence.
cacatccttacggtaatgcggcctccagaattgcacacagtattccaggtggggcctcaccatggatctatacaatggcataatgacttcaggcttacggctgacgaaactcctgcgtatgcaacctatgatttgccttgccttggatgaagcttgctccacttgattggcagtgtTCATGTTCttactgacaatcacccctaagtctcattctgcttcagttcttgttaggatctcaccattaagggtgtaagtcttgcatggattttggctgcccaggtgcatgactttgcattttttggcattgaagctgagttgccaggacctagaccagcgctccagtaggagtaggtcgtgcatcatgttgtcggacattgaatttatgtctgttgtgcttttgcccactacattgcttagtttggcgtcatcggcgaataatgttattttacctcgcagcccttctgccaagtctcttataaagatgttgaataggatcgggcccaggaccgagccctgcggcactccactgattacctccgtcatttcggagggggtgccgttcaccactatccTCTGaaacctacctccaagccagttcccaacccatttcgtcaatgtgtcacccaatcctatagaactcatcttgctcagcaacctgcggtgtggtacgctatcgaatgctttactaaagtccaggtatacgatgtccagggactccccaacatccagcttcctcgtcacccagtcaaagaagctgatcaggttggattggcaggatctccccttagtaaatccatgttgacggggatcccgtagattctcctcgttcaggattgtatccaattggcgtttgattagagtttccattagtttgcacactattgatgtgagactcaccggtctgtagtttgctgtctccatcttggagcctttcttgtggagtgaaatgacgttagccatcttccagtccaacgggacgttacccgtactaagggagagattgaagagcgcggatagcggttccgccaagacatcacacaactccctgagcaccctggggtgtaggttgtcaggccccattgccttgttaaccttaagctttgacagctttGATGGCTGCTCCGTGTCCATGTTGTCTAGTTGATTGCTGCTGGGctgtttggggggaaggggtggagggttgggggggggatgggaaaaaaatggaaaaattttgAGAGTGTTAAGATGtctttttgaattgtttgtactTGGCTATGCTATTTTGATGATATGGAGGATTTTGATTATTGTGTTCTGTTATGTGTTTCTCTCTTGAAATAAACTATTCAAAAAAGCATATTTGTATCTGGATAATAGGTGATATTTAATGCATTTGATAGTCTCTAAGTGAATGTTATGGTGCTGATTTTCCTTTCATTATGTTTTGCTTCTTCAGATTGTAAGCAGACTTATTTTgactgtaatccacttagaacgcTCTTTGAAAATAAGTGGAATATAGTATAGTCAAGTGGTTGATGTTCAGAACCGTAACCGGCCATGCTCACCACATAcctaggaccacataaaagtctttctgcactgaatatcacacttaactgaTCCTTTTGCAATGAAAATAGCTAAGAATTTAAAGGACATAGTTTGGGGTAGAGGAAGCTTTTGGCAGAGGGGCCAGGACAGACCTTcgttagccccccccccccccacccttcctcaCCTGTTCTGGAAGCGTTTACAGGCACGAGGCAGGCTGCAGATGGCGGTGGTGAAGGCCAGAGCGGACAGGaaggagaagaggaggaggaagaggagtcccTCTATGCCATCGTAACAGAGACCCTTCAAGGCATCAACGTAATCCTAGGAGAGAGCAGAGATCCCATGCCATCAGGGATTCGGTCTGTCCTTGGCTTCCTAGCGACCGTGTGAGGATGGAGACACCACAGGCAGCTGAGCTAGGCctaacttttattaaagaaatactcAGTCTAAAAATCTTAAAGTCTGGGAGAAGCACAGAGGGCTTAGATAAAGTCTGGGATGTAGACAGGCTCAGTATCAGGAATGCCCTCCATATCTCTCTGGTTACCTTGTGAAGTCCTCGGCAATTGAGCAGAGCCACAAGGTGGTGGAAGCTGCCCTCAGTAGAGTTCAGTACACCCTGCACCACCATTAGGTTCTTCTGTTATGAAGAGAGGGAAACAAACAAAACACAACATTAGAACAGACATTTATTTTACAATCTGTAGCTTAGCTTAGTTTAGATTATTTCTAAGAACATAACAtgagaacctaagaattgccatactaggacagaccaaaggtccaacagtggccaatccaagtaccaggcagaaaccccaaaagtagcaacattccagagctgagattgtgatgtcataatgcctcattctaccaatgcttaagagccaatatcatcagtgatgtcacaatggctcgattgtcctatacttagctcacataagaacataagagctgccatattgggagagaccaaaggttcatcaagcccagtatcctgtttccaacagtggccaacccaggtcccaagtacttagctacaTCCCAAGTagtcaaacagattttatgctgcttagcctaggaataagcagtggatttccccaagtccatctcaataatggcctatggacttctcttttaggaaattagccaaacctttttttaaaccctgctaagctaactgatttcaccacattccccaaagcggattacaaaagtgTACATACACAATAAAAGCAATTAACCCCAAATATCATCACAGTGCAGCAGTCCTGTCCCCATTACAGGGCAGTGTCCCTGTGCACTGTCGGTGGCCTCGTTTCATTCCAATGAGATGTCCGTGGTCCTCTGGCCAATCTGCCTCTTAAGAACAGCATTTGAGCTGTGATCCTCCAAGAAGCATTTTTCCAGGACCAGTGGCTGGTGAAAGCCATCATTGACCATGCCAACTTTTACCTCTGCTGTTGGGAACTGAGGCACAGCTTCCTGCTCCAGGCCGTGCAGCTGGGAATGAACGTTGGACAGTCCCCTCTGCGACATGGTCAGCCTCTGGGAGCAAAGAGAAAGCAGAGATTGTAAAAACAGTCTGGGCCTCACATCAGCCTTTCTgttttgtctaaaacccttttttGTACACACATGGCTACTGCAGTGTGACCCTGGATCAGAAAGCTCGTTATGCATTTTGAAGTTGATTTTGAGTCACTAAAGAACACAGCCTGAGCTTTGTAGTCCACTATCACTCTGCAGTAACTCAGCAAAGGAAGAACAAAGGTTTTGTAAGATGGACCAATGTGGATTTGAACTGGGACCTGTAGAGCCACTGAAAGTCTTCCGTGGCACTCCAAGCCACCCTTATATGATGACAGTCTCACCCGCCTGTCTCACTCTTCTGGTCTCTAGAGAGCACATGAGAGGATAGAGGTGAGGGTATTAGGCATTAAAGGTGATTTTCCATACCTGCTGGAAGGGGCTGACCACATCCTGGTTACATGCCAGGAAGTACTGAAGCACCTctagaagaaaagaaagaggttGTGAGTATGCCACAGAGCTGTCACCTTTGTCAGGTGCTAGAAATGAGTGGGGCAACATGTCACTGCGCACAGGGGCTGCGATGCGAGGCGAATCTTACCCAGCCTGACCCCCGTCCACAGGTGCGTCGTGTTCAGCACATAAGTGTCCGGACTGGAGCAGAAGTCGCTCAGACCCTGGGGGGAGAAGAGAAACAGACACTCGTTTGTGCGTCTCAAGAATAGATTGTTTTGGTACAAAGACGCAGCCACCTCCAGTGTGCCACTTCTGCATTATCTGTTCTCCTTAGCCTGCTGTATCTCATCATAAGCACTGCTCCCTGCAGCCCCAGGGGAAGATCGCTGATACAACCAAATGTGGCCATCTTTATGGGGGAACACCTCAGACTGTAGAAATTGTGGAGTTGGGGCAAAAGCTTTTCAAATGGGTCGAGGAGCTAATATTTGTTTCAGATACGATATGGCACCAGGAAGTATAAGTCCATGGTTGTggagaattttaaataaaaagattcaTTGGAATGGGATATCGCATCCCTGCTCAACCCTGGCTCTGGCTTTCACCCTGCTGGGACTGACTGATTTGGAAAGCTAATTGCGGCTGACAGAAGTGATGAGAAAATCACTGACCCGGTGCTGAGCAAGTAAACCTCTCTGGCTGCTCGGGTGGAGAAAGCAGAGACAAAACTGAATTCCAAGGCAGGTACCAGTGCTACTGATAGTCATATACATATGGTGTGAAAACAGCACAGACAGATGAAGAGCTGATTTTCATCAGGTCCCCATGCAGACATCACATTGATACATATACAGCACAGACAGGTGGAAAGTAATCTTCAGCAGAGTCACAGGCAGGTATCACACTGGCACACGTAAACCATGAATACAGCACTGACACCTGAAGAGCAGCTCTCTATCAGAGACCCATACAGGCATCACACTGACACACAAAGCATGAATACAGCCCTGACAGCTGGAGAGCAGATCTTCATCAGAGCCCCATGCAGGGGGTCACACTGATAACaagtataacataacataatagcagacttctagaccgcatagccattagttcaatgtggttaacaaaagattatgctatgggaaaatacaGTATTAGTGAGATGCGAAGAAATTTAGCTAGTCAGAAATatggagaaaagaaaagtcttcaaaagttttctatAGTGCTTATAAGATATGGATCTGATCAATAATGGATGGAAATCTTTATCGTGAGAAGCAGCCTGCTaagaaagacaatgcccatgatgtcTCTTATTtttacatccctttacagaagATTTactgagatggtgcggtatataaacccaaggtttagtttagtttagaatgtaAATAGGGTGTGAGATTTTCTACTCCTCTCATGAGTCATgatgaatacagcacagacagaTGAAGAGATGATCTTTTCTCTTTCAGCACAGCCAGAGATGAACTTACCACAGCAGCAGCTGTCTCCAACCCCATGGATCCCCAGCTCAAGATGAGCACTAAAAAACTCATCACAGTCATCCtgcaaaaggagagagaaaaacaagTCAAAAGGAATTCTGATCAGGCACACATGAAGCCTGTGGGTGGGTCTCTCGCCATCCACTTTCTCCAAAACTGTCATCAGGAGCCATTTTAAGAGGTCTTTCTGGTTACACCTCCTCTTCCATGTGAGAGCTACCAGCCTTTCTCCTTACCCCTAGTCTCTGGCTCTTATCGGGGAGCCAATGCACATATCCTGGGTatctaaaaacatagaaacatgatggcagataaaggccaaatggcccagccagtctgtccatccgcagtaaccattatctctctaagaaaacccacgtgcctatcccaggccctcttgaatttagacacagacagtctctgtctctcccactctttctgtaaaaaagtatttccatacattactccggagcctatcacctcttaacttcatcctatgccctctcattgcagaatttcttttcaaatgaaagagactcaactcatgcacatttatattacgtaagtatttaaacgtctcttatcacatatcccctctcccgcctttcctccaaagtactgtatacagattgagatctttaagtctgtccccatatgccttatcacgaagaccacacaccattttagtagccttcctctagaccgactccatcttttttatatctttttgaaggtgcggcctccagaattgtacacaatattctaaatgaggtctcaccaaagtcttatacaggggcatcaatacctcctttttcctactagccatacctctcccaatgcaacctagcatccttctagcttttaccgtcaccttttcaacctgtttggccaccttaagatcatcacatacaatcacacccaagcctcCCTCCTTATAAACTCTAGTTGCCTGTATACAAGTAACACATTTGCACAGCGCTGCAGTTCTCATTTGGCCAGCAGGTGCCGCACTTACACTATCACCAACCACTTGATCTGCTTGGCAAGTCCCAGTAAGGTGAAGAGAGCGATGATGAGGTTcaagaggaagaggaggatgTATGCCAGCCACCTGCAGAGAAAGGCATCAGAATGTGACATCCAGCACCAGGGCTGCTGGGTCAGAATTGGGACTGCATCCTTTAGAGACTCCCCAACTAGTGATAGGTGTCCTTATGGGTTCAGTACGGCCATGCTGCATCACTTCTGGTCTTACCTGTAATCCTCCATGAAGGTGATCTGCTCTGCCAGCTCGGCAGGGCTGAGGCTAGCGCTCCTCCAAAAGGGGATGTGGCTGAGGTGGTGGGCCACGGCCTCCATCTGCCGTCGGGTGCTCCTAATGGTGACCAGGAACTCTGTGCGCCGGGAAAAGATGTCCTCCAGTCGGGTCAGGTCGCTCCTCACTACCGTGCCCAGCAGCTCCACTGTGTCTGAGACctgaggagggaggagggaggagaaacCTCATGATACCCCAGGGCTGTTTGTGGGTCTCTGTGTTTGAAGGAAGGAATCCTCCCTGTGGGTGTATTAGGGTTAGAGCCAGGTATGGAAGAGAGAATTAGATGGGTCGGACTTCAGATGGGAGTGGGACTTCTGGTGCTACGCTGAACAGATTAACAAACTATATATAACTCTCATATCCAGAGGGCCAGACTGAGCCAGTGTGGGAGAGGAAGGCCAGAGAGGCTGTTTGGATTCATTCCTCTAAGGGGCAGTGTGCAAAGGAGACCTGCCACTTGTTCAGGGCTGGAATCAGTGCATGAAGGACACCCGCCTTTTCCCCAGGGTTGAGTTGAGATTTTCTCCGGGTGCGAAGGCTCTGTCTGTGGTGTGTCCTCCACTCACCAGCAGGTCGATGGCGGTCAGCGTGTCGTTGGCATTCATGAGGGAATGGGCCACCTGATAGGTGCCATCATTGGTTTCACTGTTCCCATAGAAGCCGACTCCGATAGCAGCACTGAAAAAGGgccaaagagaaaaagagagaagttCCTTTCTGTCCCAAATCTTCCCACAATGTAACATCTTTAATTAGACAGTGAACTTTGATTACTCTTATTtttagggaggggggggtgacctTGAATGAAGTGTGGGCTGTCCTTCTCCCCTCTTTGTTTCTGCTAACAACCCCAGCCAAAGAGGAGACCTGAAAACAGACttccccccctttaaaaaaatgATGAACAGTATGTTGGAGGCAGATTTAAAATAGGCCTTGATAATTTATTTGGAAACATCTCTCACTTCCCCCACCACCACATAACGCTGATGGATCTAGGAGTGAAATCATTTCCCTGGATTACTGAGACTGGAAAGGGTGAGGGGAGGCAGTCCCTCAATGCTTCTCCCGGATTTAGCGAACAGAGGGGCCAAGCATTTGAAATCCAGCCAGGTGCCACGTGAAAAGCCTGCCACCCCAGGAAAATGCAAGGCAGGTGAAGGGCAAGGAAGAGGGCCTCAGGCTCCCCAGATTTCACCAGGGACATGACAGGAAAGGAGAGCATTGCCGCAAGTGACTTTTGTGCTTTTCATCTCCAGCCCAGTAATTTTCTTTGCATGAAATGTGACAGCTTCTCCCTATCATTAAAGGGTGGGTtaagcgtgtgtgtgtgtgggggggggggggaggtgcattGCATCTAAGGGAGACTGTCAGCTggaaggaggtggaggagagtaTGGGAAACATCTGGGCTGGCATCCTATCCTGTACCTCTTCTGCCCCACACAGACTGGCACACTAGCCAATCTTTTTACCACAGCACGAGGACCCCGGAGCTGGTCCTGGGCGGAGTTCCAGCATGGCCTGGAAATGGACAGACTGGGAAAATGGGGGAGCAGAGTCCTGGCAAGCTTGACCCACAGGAGGCGGCCTCGCTTATAGCTGGCACCGGGAGTGAACCCGTCGGGCACAGGGCTTGGAGTCGCTCATGGTATCTCATTGCCAGTTGTACTGGCCCCTAGCCACTGGGCACAGCTTTTGATTGTATGGCTAACTGTGgtttggggatttttttaaaactcttcttCTCGTATGAACAACTTACCAGGCCACCTCTGCCTTCTATCATTTGTCAGCTGTAGCAGCATTTTGGAGATGCGTAGCCATGGTCATTAGATACACCCATGGCTGCTTTAGTTTGCAAAGCATAATCTACTACATCCCTCTGCCAAGCAGTAATGCCATCAAGGCTATgatgggaaaacaaaaaaaaataaataaagaatgctCCCTCACTGGGTGAAATGGTAGGAACTGACCTGTGCCCTcctgctccctccttccccccctgtcATTCTCATTCAGGCCTTCCGCACCCCCTCTCCACCCCACATTCAGATCCGAGTTGCCTTGGAGACAGGCTGCTCTGCAAACTCACAATgaaggagaggaggaagggaggggggggaccaTTTTCATGTTAATAGAGCTGGTGGGAAAATCATGGCCCTCTAGGAAAGAGTGAGCcgaggggggaggagagcagaGAGGCCTTTGCAACTCCCAGCTAGCCAGCTTTTAACCCCTTGCAAGAAAAGAGAAAGGGGGGATTTGTGAGCTGGCCAAGTGCTACCATGCTCTCTTTTCTACATTCTCTGCatttctgtccccctccccctccccagtgcacAGATCTCTCTTAAGATGGTGATTATGTCTGTCTTCAATCACAAGATCAGCACAACCTCCAGGTCTCACTTCTCCCACAGTTCACCAGCACTGGACCAGACATGATGGAGTTTTGTGAAGCTGTGGCATCAGGCTGGAAAGCCTACTAGGTCTGATTAAAGATTCagtcataagaacagccttactgggtcagaccaatggtccatcaagcccagtagcccgttctcacggtggccaatccaggtcactagtacctggccaaaacccaatgagtagcaacattccatgataccgatccagggcaagcagtggcttccaccatgtctttctcaataacagactatggactttttctccaggaacttgtccaaacctttcttaaaaccagctacgctatccgctcagaGTCAATTATGCTTAGAGAACTGCCATGGCTAGTCTGGGGCAGGAAGCCCCTGTGTTCACCTGAGAGACCCCTTTTATGCTTCTAGCATCAAGTATGATGTGGTACTACATATGCCCTACTCAATTTGTGCTTGCCATTCTCAGGGCTCTAGCCTTAGTCTCCAACTACTGAAGCCACCTTCAAAGCCCCACTCCA
It contains:
- the TTYH1 gene encoding protein tweety homolog 1 isoform X1, translated to MSVTQGYRASWWTFLLHQVPHANFQFEVVDNTFDPQDWEYQQALLFLAAFAGLCLAISLVLVCVYLIRLFCCGLEEEEGAKSHRVCCVTWSCVMAVIVCCAAIGVGFYGNSETNDGTYQVAHSLMNANDTLTAIDLLVSDTVELLGTVVRSDLTRLEDIFSRRTEFLVTIRSTRRQMEAVAHHLSHIPFWRSASLSPAELAEQITFMEDYRWLAYILLFLLNLIIALFTLLGLAKQIKWLVIVMTVMSFLVLILSWGSMGLETAAAVGLSDFCSSPDTYVLNTTHLWTGVRLEVLQYFLACNQDVVSPFQQRLTMSQRGLSNVHSQLHGLEQEAVPQFPTAEKNLMVVQGVLNSTEGSFHHLVALLNCRGLHKDYVDALKGLCYDGIEGLLFLLLFSFLSALAFTTAICSLPRACKRFQNRDLDYDDMDEDDPFNPQARRQALRMAGRPHLPSFFSYRSSCGSCNSLQGMAPPISNAPISQYMNQSASFSGSPRFENVILAERHSPPPSYSPSMRTSYISATPCSPESVS
- the TTYH1 gene encoding protein tweety homolog 1 isoform X2, which translates into the protein MSVTQGYRASWWTFLLHQVPHANFQFEVVDNTFDPQDWEYQQALLFLAAFAGLCLAISLVLVCVYLIRLFCCGLEEEEGAKSHRVCCVTWSCVMAVIVCCAAIGVGFYGNSETNDGTYQVAHSLMNANDTLTAIDLLVSDTVELLGTVVRSDLTRLEDIFSRRTEFLVTIRSTRRQMEAVAHHLSHIPFWRSASLSPAELAEQITFMEDYRWLAYILLFLLNLIIALFTLLGLAKQIKWLVIVMTVMSFLVLILSWGSMGLETAAAVGLSDFCSSPDTYVLNTTHLWTGVRLEVLQYFLACNQDVVSPFQQRLTMSQRGLSNVHSQLHGLEQEAVPQFPTAEKNLMVVQGVLNSTEGSFHHLVALLNCRGLHKDYVDALKGLCYDGIEGLLFLLLFSFLSALAFTTAICSLPRACKRFQNRDLDYDDMDEDDPFNPQESKRFVQWQSSI